The genomic region AGCGCAAGGTGATCGACACGCTCGGGCTGGCGAAGAAGTAGAGAATTCGAGTTAGGCTCACCACGAACACAGGCGTCATCCTGAGGTGCGCGCTCTTGCGCGCCTCGAAGGATGGACACGGGCACCGCCGCCCTTCGAGGGCTACGCTCCAGCGACAACGGCAAAGCCGTTGCGCGGGGGGACGACGGTGATCTAAAGGCCGCTTCCCATGACAGACCAAACCAACGTCAAATTCCGCCTCAACAACTCCGAGCTCTGGGGCGGGCTGATCGGGCTCGGGCTCGGCGCCTTCGTGATCTGGTCGGGCCTCAAGCTGAAGCTCGGCACAATCAACGATCCCGGCTCCGGCTACGTGCTGTTCTACACCGGCATCCTGATGTGCGTGTTCGCGGCCTCGATCATGATCGCGGCGGTGACCGAGGGCGGTCCGACCTTCGCCTCGCGCTGGGAGAATGCGCGATGGGGCAAGCCGGTGCTGGTCATCGTCTGCCTCACGGCGTTCGCCTTTGCGCTGGAGCCGCTTGGCTTCCTGCTGTCGGCGATCCCGCTGATGCTGTTGCTGCTCCGCGT from Bradyrhizobium elkanii USDA 76 harbors:
- a CDS encoding tripartite tricarboxylate transporter TctB family protein, with protein sequence MTDQTNVKFRLNNSELWGGLIGLGLGAFVIWSGLKLKLGTINDPGSGYVLFYTGILMCVFAASIMIAAVTEGGPTFASRWENARWGKPVLVIVCLTAFAFALEPLGFLLSAIPLMLLLLRVIDPVRWSLAIPLSILAPLGMWWVLKHLLAIQLPSGIFEIG